Proteins from one Trichoplusia ni isolate ovarian cell line Hi5 chromosome 9, tn1, whole genome shotgun sequence genomic window:
- the LOC113497140 gene encoding uncharacterized protein LOC113497140, with product MNVRKGLDVRLIALCTTCLLLPAIACPSQCVCKWKNGKRYVECSEKDLKAIPNSLDPETQVLDFTGNDLQVLQKETFHKLNLLNLQKIYLQRCRLQKIDNHAFKGLANLVELDLSNNYLTVIPSTNFVFFPSLMRLSLNNNPITSIKTHCFQHLSYLNTLELSDCKIETIEREAFSGLNHLEWLRLNGNRLSNIQGENLFPDTLRGINLQNNNWNCDCHLRDLHSWLLNFNMPHAVEPICSLPERLRKRTITSVAENELACLPKMSPTSVFLETNAGNNVTLECLVKAIPEAKISWLYQGQIIHNYSSMVTDARDLYYVENGVTDKKSELYIFNIGNDDNGTYSCIAENPAGRSRANYTIRILVKEEPVVIVVTFPQRHLVVIVTVVFLIIVLLIAIIAVVLLKFKTDTRSRKKKESGKDVALCNQILPSNRGNGMPKNNGSVIVNAHSHHALHYTVQTNRDYESSDVYQSNNMKGFVDRNPDLISDAETVANNAQNENTVLSVYKAQTASGDGFQEETAFTAPTIPRQVTWQDQQTMNMPQNTINNMYQHSADVHLNPGCFLDNEGYPYDYGLPKHPCRPPIMSNYSVVGPFYQTLPHNRPKGQKLVCKFAKDTEFNATPPTCPTFETPFGPGNVRRTLEGYPVPRNRQIAFVGNGTVYYNEEFVPSPPEGYKTEPVQCCAPTEACTSWVNPKGTCAVMVPLSVAEGPGRCYQVETRCVDTQTTDARLPGEGTESVLKPLPQVSNAKCAADICSESPDEGYVGDANDI from the coding sequence ATGAATGTCAGAAAGGGTCTGGACGTGAGGCTCATCGCCTTGTGCACGACTTGCCTCCTGCTGCCCGCCATCGCCTGCCCCTCGCAGTGCGTGTGCAAGTGGAAGAACGGGAAACGGTATGTCGAGTGCTCAGAAAAGGACCTCAAAGCCATACCTAACTCACTTGACCCAGAAACGCAAGTTCTAGACTTCACAGGCAACGACCTACAAGTGCTACAGAAAGAAACCTTTCACAAACTAAATTTACTCAATCTTCAGAAAATCTACTTACAAAGATGTAGATTGCAGAAAATCGATAACCACGCGTTCAAAGGCCTTGCAAACCTCGTCGAGTTGGACCTCTCGAACAATTACTTGACAGTCATACCGTCGACCAACTTTGTTTTCTTCCCGTCGCTAATGAGGCTCTCGCTCAACAACAATCCAATAACGAGCATAAAAACTCACTGCTTTCAACATTTATCGTACTTGAATACTTTGGAACTGAGCGATTGCAAAATAGAAACAATAGAGAGAGAAGCATTTTCCGGCCTCAACCACCTAGAGTGGCTGCGACTGAACGGCAACAGACTATCAAATATTCAAGGTGAAAATTTATTCCCCGATACGCTGCGAGGGATCAActtgcaaaataataattggaatTGCGATTGCCATCTCAGGGATTTACATAGTTGGTTGTTGAATTTCAATATGCCGCACGCCGTCGAACCAATTTGCTCTCTACCCGAACGTTTGAGGAAACGGACGATCACGAGCGTCGCTGAAAACGAGTTGGCGTGCTTACCGAAAATGAGCCCTACGTCCGTGTTCTTAGAGACAAACGCAGGAAACAATGTCACACTCGAGTGCCTAGTGAAGGCGATACCCGAAGCGAAAATAAGCTGGTTATACCAGGGTCAgatcattcataattattcaagCATGGTTACTGACGCTCGTGACTTGTATTATGTGGAAAATGGTGTAACCGATAAAAAGAGCGAATTGTACATATTCAATATAGGAAATGATGACAATGGCACGTACTCGTGCATTGCCGAGAACCCCGCGGGCAGGTCGCGAGCCAACTACACAATAAGAATACTAGTGAAAGAGGAGCCCGTCGTTATAGTGGTCACGTTCCCGCAGAGGCACTTGGTAGTCATAGTTACCGTAGTTTTTCTTATTATCGTCTTACTCATAGCTATAATAGCcgtagtattattaaaatttaaaactgacaCAAGAAGTCGTAAGAAGAAGGAAAGTGGCAAAGACGTGGCCTTGTGTAACCAAATCCTGCCCTCGAACCGAGGTAATGGAATGCCTAAAAATAACGGCAGCGTTATTGTGAACGCACATTCTCATCACGCATTGCACTACACGGTACAAACAAACCGTGATTACGAGTCGAGCGACGTGTATCAAAGCAATAACATGAAAGGCTTTGTCGACAGAAACCCCGACCTAATTAGCGACGCGGAAACTGTAGCTAACAATGCGCAAAACGAGAACACAGTGTTATCAGTATATAAAGCTCAAACCGCAAGTGGCGACGGTTTCCAAGAGGAAACCGCGTTCACCGCGCCTACGATCCCCAGGCAGGTCACGTGGCAGGATCAGCAGACGATGAACATGCCCCAGAACACAATCAACAACATGTACCAGCACTCGGCGGATGTACACCTGAATCCGGGATGCTTCCTTGATAACGAGGGCTACCCTTACGACTACGGCCTTCCCAAACATCCCTGCCGGCCGCCGATAATGTCCAACTATTCGGTAGTCGGACCATTTTATCAAACCCTGCCGCACAATCGGCCGAAGGGTCAAAAGCTTGTTTGTAAATTTGCAAAAGATACAGAGTTTAACGCGACGCCACCCACTTGTCCTACTTTTGAGACGCCGTTCGGTCCGGGAAACGTACGACGTACTTTAGAAGGCTACCCCGTTCCAAGGAACAGGCAGATCGCGTTTGTAGGAAATGGTACGGTGTATTATAATGAGGAGTTCGTGCCATCGCCGCCTGAAGGTTACAAGACCGAGCCGGTGCAGTGTTGTGCGCCCACCGAGGCGTGTACCTCGTGGGTGAACCCGAAGGGCACGTGTGCAGTGATGGTGCCGCTGAGTGTGGCCGAGGGCCCGGGCCGGTGCTACCAGGTGGAGACCCGGTGTGTCGACACTCAGACGACGGACGCGCGGCTGCCCGGCGAGGGCACCGAGAGTGTGCTCAAACCTTTACCGCAAGTGTCTAACGCGAAGTGTGCCGCTGACATATGTTCGGAAAGCCCTGATGAGGGTTATGTCGGTGACGCTAACGATATCTGA